From Alteromonas sp. RKMC-009, one genomic window encodes:
- the pheA gene encoding prephenate dehydratase, with protein MSEPALDAIRKRITELDSQLLTLLAERRQLTNEVAETKIRHHIPVRDVKREEQLLIRLIKEGRNAGLDPHYVTQIFHVIIEDSVLNQQAMLAERANPGSSLPLNRVAFLGDKGSYSYLATQKYFSRRPGELMEMGCQSFAEIVQKVESNEADYAVLPIENTSSGSINEVYDQLQHTHLSIIGELTHPVRHSLLVAKDTSLSKIKTLYAHPQVFTQCSHFLAELGNVEVKTMDATSSAMLTVSELQRDDVAAIGSEAGGNLYGLMAIKSNLANQKENHSRFFVVSRDPVKVPLQVPAKTTIIMSTVQKPGALVEALTVLKDNQLNMTKLESRPITGNPWEEMFYIDFEGNLEDGPVQNAIESLKKMTRYLKVLGCYPTEEVSPTKVAAASALIDSE; from the coding sequence ATGTCAGAACCCGCTTTAGACGCAATACGAAAACGCATTACCGAACTGGACAGCCAGTTGTTAACCCTGCTGGCCGAGCGGCGTCAGCTGACCAATGAAGTAGCAGAAACAAAAATCCGCCACCACATTCCGGTGAGAGACGTTAAACGGGAAGAACAACTGCTTATCCGTTTAATCAAAGAAGGCCGGAATGCTGGCCTGGATCCCCACTACGTCACCCAAATTTTTCACGTTATCATTGAAGACAGTGTACTGAATCAGCAAGCCATGCTGGCCGAGCGGGCAAATCCCGGCAGCAGCCTGCCGCTTAACCGTGTCGCTTTTCTGGGTGATAAAGGGTCTTACAGCTATCTGGCAACACAAAAATATTTCTCCCGCCGGCCCGGTGAACTGATGGAAATGGGCTGCCAGAGCTTTGCTGAAATTGTTCAGAAAGTAGAAAGTAATGAAGCTGATTACGCCGTACTGCCCATTGAAAACACCAGCTCAGGCAGCATCAATGAAGTTTATGACCAGCTGCAACACACTCACCTGAGTATCATTGGTGAACTTACCCACCCTGTCCGCCACAGCTTACTGGTAGCTAAAGACACCAGTCTCAGCAAAATTAAAACCTTGTATGCCCACCCTCAGGTATTTACTCAGTGCAGCCATTTCCTCGCGGAACTGGGCAATGTCGAAGTGAAAACCATGGATGCCACCTCTTCAGCGATGCTGACTGTCAGTGAGTTACAACGTGACGATGTGGCCGCTATCGGCAGTGAAGCCGGCGGAAACCTTTACGGATTAATGGCTATTAAGTCTAATCTGGCAAATCAGAAAGAGAACCACAGCCGCTTCTTTGTTGTATCCAGAGATCCGGTAAAAGTACCGCTACAGGTTCCGGCTAAGACCACGATTATTATGTCTACTGTACAGAAGCCGGGGGCTCTCGTTGAAGCTCTGACGGTGCTCAAAGACAACCAGCTTAATATGACCAAACTGGAATCACGGCCGATCACGGGTAATCCCTGGGAAGAAATGTTTTACATCGACTTCGAAGGAAATCTGGAAGACGGGCCGGTACAAAATGCCATTGAGAGCCTGAAAAAGATGACCCGCTACCTGAAGGTGCTGGGTTGTTACCCCACTGAAGAAGTCAGTCCGACAAAAGTAGCCGCCGCCAGCGCGCTCATCGACAGCGAGTAA
- a CDS encoding response regulator → MEKLSISDLHIVLVEPSDTQRKIITNLLLKENVREIDAVSSIKEAREAIESHSADLVVSAMYFEDGTAIELLKFIKSHQEYASIPFMLVSSESRTVKLEEFKQAGVAAILPKPFEPIHLSRALNASLDLINHDELELELFDVHEVRVLLVDDSRLARNHIRRVLEGMGLKKITEAENGAMALTHIKDAEFDLVVTDYNMPEMDGRELSEFIRFNPETAHIPIIMVTSESQDSMHMANIQQTGVNALCDKPFEPTEVRAMLAALLGE, encoded by the coding sequence ATGGAAAAGCTTTCAATCTCTGACTTGCACATAGTGCTGGTCGAACCTTCAGATACACAACGAAAAATAATTACAAACCTGTTACTCAAGGAAAACGTCAGAGAAATTGACGCTGTCAGCTCAATTAAAGAAGCCCGCGAGGCTATCGAATCTCACAGTGCAGATTTGGTTGTCAGTGCCATGTATTTTGAAGACGGCACCGCCATTGAGTTACTAAAATTCATTAAAAGTCATCAGGAATATGCATCCATTCCTTTCATGCTGGTGTCCAGCGAAAGCCGTACTGTGAAACTGGAAGAATTTAAACAGGCAGGGGTGGCCGCGATTTTGCCCAAGCCTTTCGAACCGATTCACTTGTCCCGTGCCCTGAACGCAAGTTTAGATTTGATTAACCACGATGAGCTTGAACTGGAATTGTTCGACGTGCATGAAGTCCGTGTACTGTTGGTTGATGACAGCCGTCTGGCCCGCAATCATATTCGCCGGGTGCTGGAAGGAATGGGTCTGAAGAAGATCACTGAAGCAGAAAACGGTGCCATGGCCCTGACGCATATCAAAGATGCCGAATTTGATCTGGTAGTGACAGACTACAACATGCCGGAAATGGACGGCCGTGAATTATCTGAATTTATCCGCTTTAACCCGGAGACTGCGCACATCCCGATTATCATGGTGACATCTGAGTCTCAGGATAGTATGCACATGGCTAACATTCAGCAAACCGGGGTTAATGCCCTGTGTGATAAACCCTTCGAACCCACCGAAGTGCGGGCTATGCTGGCGGCACTTTTAGGCGAGTAA
- the yciH gene encoding stress response translation initiation inhibitor YciH: MQDSKLVYSTDGGRIQESKPQMTRSSSKDGVVRIHRETKGRKGKGVSVIHGLDLDAKALKALCTELKKKCGCGGAVKEGLIEVQTDDREKLRTLLQDKQFTVKLAGG, encoded by the coding sequence ATGCAAGACTCAAAATTAGTATACAGTACCGACGGTGGACGTATTCAGGAATCGAAACCACAAATGACCCGCTCATCTTCCAAAGATGGTGTGGTCAGAATTCACCGTGAAACAAAAGGACGCAAAGGTAAAGGTGTGTCCGTTATCCACGGTCTGGACCTGGATGCAAAAGCCCTGAAGGCCTTGTGTACCGAGCTGAAGAAGAAATGTGGCTGCGGTGGCGCAGTAAAGGAAGGCCTGATAGAAGTTCAAACTGATGACCGCGAAAAACTGCGGACTTTACTTCAGGACAAACAATTTACCGTTAAACTGGCCGGTGGATAA
- a CDS encoding STAS domain-containing protein encodes MTIAAGLSDDGVTWVIELDDKFDFGKVQEFRDAYMSLPQTVETVEVDLGKTEYMDSSALGMLLNMQKTLADKSLKYKITHCRPQVGRILTISRFDKKFAIS; translated from the coding sequence ATGACAATTGCAGCTGGTTTATCTGATGATGGCGTCACCTGGGTAATCGAACTGGACGATAAATTTGATTTCGGCAAGGTGCAGGAATTCAGAGATGCGTACATGTCGCTACCTCAAACTGTTGAAACCGTAGAAGTCGATTTGGGCAAAACGGAATACATGGACAGCTCGGCTCTTGGCATGTTGCTCAACATGCAGAAAACACTGGCAGACAAATCGCTGAAATACAAAATTACCCATTGTCGTCCTCAGGTCGGGCGCATCCTAACTATCTCCCGGTTCGACAAGAAATTTGCCATTTCCTGA